The Pukyongia salina genome segment GGTACTCGCCAGCATATAACAAACGATATTCCTATCATAGGGCCTTATAATGTTCGGCAAAACGGTAGTAAGCTGGATATGTATTACAAGGGGGCCAATATACTTCATACCCTTCGGCAATTACTAGAGGATGACACAAAGTGGCGAAATATTCTGCGAGGCCTGAACTCCCAATTCCGCCATAAGACAGTAAGCAGCAAACAAGTAGAAGATTATATCAGTGAGAAATCCGGGATCGATCTCACAGAATTCTGGCAACAGTACTTAAGGACGGTGATGATCCCTAAATTAGAGTATAAGCTTGAAGGAAAGGAAGTGAGGTTTCGATATACTGAAATTATAGAAAAATTCGATATGCCGGTAATGGTGTTGGTGAATGGGAAGGAGGAATGGATATTTCCAAAGGCCGAATGGTCGACCAAATCTTTCGATACGCCAATTACGACTTTTAGCGTAAAACCGGATTTTTATATTACTTCAGAAGAAATAAAAGAATAGTGGACGAAAAACCCGAATTGTATTTTCCCAGAGATATTGAATGGCGTGAATGGCTGCATGTTAATCACACGCAATTTACACAGGGGGTTTACCTTATCTTTTACAAACTGGAAGTAGGAATCCCCACCATGCGATGGGAAGAAGCGGTAAAGGTCGCTCTTTGCTATGGATGGATCGATAGCACCGTAAAAAGTATAGGAGAAGGCAAAAGGCGACAGTACTTTTGCCCTCGAAACCCGCGTAGTACCTGGAGTAAGTTAAATAAGCAATACATAGACGAATTAGAGGCAGACGGACTTATTCATGAAAGTGGATGGAAAATTATCCAACTAGCAAAAGAGAAAGGAACCTGGTCTGCCATGGATGACGTGGAAAACCTTGTTATTCCGGAGGAATTAAAATTGGCATTCGAGGCAGATCCCAAAGCTTTCGAAAATTATAATGGGTTCGCTCCGGGATATAAAAAAAGTTATCTCTCCTGGTTATTTCAGGCAAAACGACCGGAAACACGGGAAAAGCGAATCAAAGAGATCATCCGGCTTTGCAAGGCGAATATAAAATCCAGGCAATAGACCATACTTGAAATAAGAAACTACAACTCGATAAACCACTTCAATGTAATGGGTTTAAACTAAAT includes the following:
- a CDS encoding YdeI/OmpD-associated family protein yields the protein MDEKPELYFPRDIEWREWLHVNHTQFTQGVYLIFYKLEVGIPTMRWEEAVKVALCYGWIDSTVKSIGEGKRRQYFCPRNPRSTWSKLNKQYIDELEADGLIHESGWKIIQLAKEKGTWSAMDDVENLVIPEELKLAFEADPKAFENYNGFAPGYKKSYLSWLFQAKRPETREKRIKEIIRLCKANIKSRQ